The following DNA comes from Castanea sativa cultivar Marrone di Chiusa Pesio chromosome 10, ASM4071231v1.
aaaccaATTGATAAGCTTTATTCAAAATACAAAGtcatcttgtatttttatatataatttcatattggCTTATAaggattttgttatttttaattctaaaaattttatattttcttgtagATGTAAtggttatatttatatttaatttcctGAATGGTTTGAACTTATGGTTGTTAAAAGGACAGAGAGAATCTTAGAAGGGAAAATGAACTTAAGATACTTAATTggtcatttagtttttttaagtGCTAATAAGAATTACATTGATTAAACCAAGTCACAATtacaaaaacatatatttaacattgagtttttcttgaattgtGACTCACTGCTTTAACCTCGGCCCCCAAACCCAAACCAGAATTTCTAGCATCGTCCCATTGGTGACAATAGTTTGCAGAATGAAGCCATAAATCTggttttatttgttatatgatCCCATTAACCTATCTTTAATCATGTGCAGCCTAAGTCATACGCTGACAACTACAAATGGAGGGGCCCACCAAAGACCCAAGCTGATTAATATGGAGTTTCCCAAAATCCTGTTTGGGTCCTCGTGAGGAACTAAGCTCATTTAACAAAGCTTCTTATGCTTCTTgttatctgaattttttttatttgttgtttatttCACTTCACTGCAAATAATTGTAATTAACAAGTTCTATGAGATAATACCCTCATAGCCTTTGCTTCTCtggaaataaaattgtaatgaACAAGTTCTATGAGATAATACTCAGTGTGTTGCTCCAATGCATAGCTCACCTACTTAAAaaggcaaccaaaaaaaagaagtttaatcTGAGTTGATAAGAAAGCTGTTATAAAACTATATTTCTCTTGGATATTTAATTTGTACAGTAGTAGATTAGTTGCATTTAGTGGTAATTATGCTTGTGTAGCACAATATTTACACATTACAACTGGACTGAGAAGCCTCTCTGCTACGGGTGTGGAACCTCCATGTGAATAGATAATCCTTGGATTCACAGGATAATCTAATCACATCACAGAAAGCATTGATTGAGCATTTTTTCTCCCCACTTCCCCACTCTATCCTCACCCAACATGAAAAACCATTTGATGAAATTGGCAACCGTGAATCAGAAAGATGAAGCATCACCTCCCCACTGATCCTCTTGCCTGAGCTGCCTCCCAATTTTCCATCACTGGTCACCATAGAATCAAGCCACGAACATTCTGGTTGGCCCACCATCTCCTTGTAGGCCGAATTTGCCATCCTCACTTTGTTGTTTGAGTCTGATATCACTGCAGGTAAGGCCTCGGACTCGACCTCTTCCTCTACCTCTTCTGATTTCTTAGGAACTTGAACAGCTGAGATAAAACTTGGGTCTTCACTAATGCTGCCAACGCTTATGCTAGAGCCAACTGGTCGAATTGGCTGAGGTGCTATAACATTGCTGCTGATGGGTCCTTGCAGTTGCTGCAAGAGATCCTTTTCCTCTGGAATTTCAGCCACAGTGTTTAAATCTATAACCTCTTTCTCACCACAAGGTTCCAATAACTCAAGCTCTGGTGCCCCTGCTTGGTTGGGGACAGAATTAGGACATGAAAGAAGAGGAAGTGTCATTAAACTAGGAGATGTGGTTGGCTGTACTTCCAAGCTGTTGCTAATAGCTGGTAGATTTGGAATAGGAAACTGAGGGAGCCCATGACCATGAGCAAAACCCTGAAAAGATAGATTCTTGGCAGGGGATGATGTCAAATGACAAGGAGAAGAAAACCCAAAGACATGGGTTCTTGGTCTTTTAAGGGAAGGTGGTGTTATAGCAGACCTACCTCTCTTTCTAGTTCTGGTGGGCCTGGCTTGCAATTGTGGCCAGAGGTTCCTAAGGTAAGGAGATTGCCTGATCTTCTGAGACATGGAGGGACACTCATTGCTAGGATCTGTGGGTGACTCAGGCTTTGGAGCTATAGGCCTGTACCTGGACATAATCTCAGCAGTTTTTGCTGTGGTGGTGTAGGGATTCAGAGTCTTGATCATCCTGAGAGCTTTGTGTAATGGAATTGCTAAGAGCTATTGTGAGGGGTGGTTTGCTTGTGCTTTGGCTTTGTGGGTACCAGTACTTCTACTAGTATTTTGTATTTGAAAAGGAGAAGATGGGTGTGAGATTTTAAGGGTGAGAATTGACCAATGAGAGCTGGGCAACATGAAgcaaagagagaggagagagtgaCACTTGGAGTTGAACTGTGGGTACGTGTTTGAGAGAGTTACAGAAAAGGACGTGTGGGAATTGAGGAAGGTGAGTGGGTCCATGACCATGCATGCTTACACATAAGTAAAATGGATGTACGATTTGTTTTGACAACTGTGCCTTCAGTCTCTCACGCCAATCAAGCTTCTGGTTACCACATTGGTGGCGCTCTATAAAACTTAAATGCCTAATGCTCTCTGTTTAGAACGCGTGTGAATGTGGCCTCCATGCGTGGATACACCtatcaaaattgtttttttttttttttgtgtgtgttttttgtgttactTTTCTGAGTGAATTTCGATATAAAAAGTCATAATAATAGTAACCTCTTCCTCTCTATGGGTCGGTTACGTTTGGTGGTTCTCCACGTGTCAGTTACTTGTATTCCTATTGCATGCAACGGATGAGGAAGAATCTGATTGGAGGGTGAGCCCTTGGGGTGTGTTAAACtaaacacatacacaaaaataaaaaaggggaaTGGGTACACGTTGACGTAGCCTTTATATGTCTAAGACGATTATTGGTGCTTAAAGGAGGTTTCTAAAACGCATAGTCTTTttgttcatccaaaaaaaaaacgtaaagtCCTTTTAATTATTTACACTTCATGAAGTGCGTGCCTCTTTTTCCTTATTAGCGCCGTTGCGGTGCTTTGGCTGACTGGCGCGTCATCATTCAGCTTTGGGTCACGTCAATAAGCAAGAAGGAATGAATGATTTTTcgtatatttttatattaagtgtaaattttaaaaatttaaccgttaaaaagtatatttttattatattttttatttatataaaattttataaagatcaaagattaattaCTATCtcattcaataaatataaaaattttaaatttttatgatctaaatttgtgtataaaatataagtttattgatcgaatagtaaataatatttaatttgaaggaaatttgatatgcatgttaataatataaacaacataaaatttaacatttatacCATCAAAAGAGATACAGTAGAACTCTTAAAATTAGTTGGGAGAGAACTTCATCCATTTACGCATACTTTGTCAAACTTATCTTATACGAGGACTGGCATCaatgtttatataatataataaggATCATATTTTAATCAGTTAAACCCAAAATATCTGAAGTTGTATAAAAATATCTAGCTGCTACAGTAACCGATTATATGAGCAATTAAGCATTattttagggtccgtttggttggtaTTTTAATCAGTTAAACCCAAAATTCATTCATATTATACAATAAAAAGTTGTATAAAAATATCTAACTGCTACAGTTACAGTAACCTATATGTTTGAGCAATTGAGCATTGCTTTCTCTCCTCTTACTCTCATGTCTCATTAGATTctcaataattatttaaataaaagtaataatCTAATGCTGAGGTTTTTGAAAATTGGTTGTCTAAACTTTATAATAGAAGAGGGAAGctcttatattaaaatagatataaattttaGCACCAACTTATGTGAATGTTatgagtaataaaaaataaaagaaaagtttaggACCACAagtttttttacaatttattgcaacaattaTAACATGACCGAGTGTGATTGGTGAAGGAAAAATTGTAAGTCCAGGAGATTCACAGTCTAACACGTCAAAATAGTgaaaaaagaattatgaaataatttgtgGTACTAaaactgtacaaaaataatatttgatctATATGAAAGTGATAGTCTATACGTATTCTACCACTATTTGTGTAGCTCACCTCGGGTGAAAGTTAGGATGACAGGAGTTGGACTAATGGTTAGTTGCTACCTAATTGGATGTGATTTAGATGTGTCCAATCTGTTGGCAGAGCGAAGGCCCATCTTGTAGTCCAATTCgtatgttgtattttttttttttttttgatatacgatagaatttttactctagttaatttaagtatatatgtgtgtgaaactttttTCTAGAGACTTAAACCTCGACCTTTGCCCCTCACACTCCACATGtatttatacttatggagtgaccaatGCACCAAAGGTGTGCAATAGTTTGTACTG
Coding sequences within:
- the LOC142612987 gene encoding uncharacterized protein LOC142612987, which gives rise to MIKTLNPYTTTAKTAEIMSRYRPIAPKPESPTDPSNECPSMSQKIRQSPYLRNLWPQLQARPTRTRKRGRSAITPPSLKRPRTHVFGFSSPCHLTSSPAKNLSFQGFAHGHGLPQFPIPNLPAISNSLEVQPTTSPSLMTLPLLSCPNSVPNQAGAPELELLEPCGEKEVIDLNTVAEIPEEKDLLQQLQGPISSNVIAPQPIRPVGSSISVGSISEDPSFISAVQVPKKSEEVEEEVESEALPAVISDSNNKVRMANSAYKEMVGQPECSWLDSMVTSDGKLGGSSGKRISGEVMLHLSDSRLPISSNGFSCWVRIEWGSGEKKCSINAFCDVIRLSCESKDYLFTWRFHTRSREASQSSCNV